One genomic segment of Triplophysa rosa linkage group LG22, Trosa_1v2, whole genome shotgun sequence includes these proteins:
- the LOC130545767 gene encoding glutamine synthetase-like — MSTSVSCKLNKGVKHQYMDLCPDDQVQLMYIWIDGSGEGLRCKSRTLDSQPKTLEELPEWNFDGSSTYQSEGSNSDMYLIPRAMFRDPFRKDPNKLVLCDVLKYNRKPAETNLRRTCEKVMDMVRDQHPWFGMEQEYTLLGMDGRPFGWPANGFPGAQGPYYCGVGSDKAYGRDIVEAHYRACLYAGVKICGTNAEVMPSQWEYQVGPCEGIAMGDHLWISRFILHRVCEDFGVVASLDPKPMTGNWNGAGCHTNFSTKDMREEGGLKHIEASIERLSKRHKYHIRVYDPKGGLDNVRRLTGHHETSSINDFSAGVANRGASIRIPRPVGQEQKGYFEDRRPAANCDPYAVTEALVRTCLLKEDTEEPVEYK; from the exons ATGAGCACTTCAGTGAGTTGTAAACTGAATAAAGGTGTGAAACATCAGTACATGGATCTGTGTCCGGATGATCAAGTTCAGCTGATGTACATCTGGATTGACGGAAGTGGAGAAGGATTGAGATGCAAGAGCAGAACTCTGGATTCTCAACCCAAAACCCTCGAAG AACTCCCCGAGTGGAACTTCGACGGCTCGAGCACGTATCAGTCTGAAGGATCGAACAGCGACATGTACCTGATTCCTCGAGCCATGTTCAGAGATCCCTTCAGAAAAGATCCCAACAAACTGGTGCTGTGTGATGTTCTCAAATACAACCGCAAACCTGCAG aaaccaatttgcgTCGCACGTGTGAGAAGGTGATGGACATGGTGCGGGATCAGCACCCGTGGTTTGGCATGGAGCAGGAGTACACTCTTCTGGGCATGGACGGTCGTCCGTTTGGATGGCCCGCCAACGGTTTCCCCGGCGCTCAAG GGCCGTATTACTGTGGTGTGGGATCTGATAAAGCTTACGGACGAGACATCGTGGAGGCACATTATAGAGCCTGTCTGTATGCTGGAGTGAAAATCTGCGGCACCAACGCTGAAGTCATGCCATCACAG TGGGAATATCAAGTCGGCCCGTGCGAAGGCATTGCGATGGGAGATCACCTGTGGATTTCCCGCTTCATCCTGCACAGAGTTTGTGAAGACTTTGGTGTCGTGGCCTCTTTAGACCCCAAACCTATGACGGGCAACTGGAACGGCGCCGGCTGTCACACCAACTTCAGTACCAAAGACATGCgagaggaaggaggattgaa ACATATTGAGGCATCCATTGAGAGGCTGTCCAAGAGACACAAGTACCACATCCGTGTCTACGATCCTAAAGGAGGTCTGGATAATGTCAGACGCCTGACCGGCCATCACGAGACGTCAAGCATCAATGATTTCTCTGCTGGAGTGGCTAACCGTGGCGCTAGCATCCGAATCCCACGACCTGTAGGTCAAGAACAGAAGGGATACTTTGAAGACCGTCGTCCGGCTGCCAACTGCGATCCGTACGCCGTCACTGAAGCTCTCGTACGCACGTGTCTGCTTAAAGAAGACACTGAAGAGCCTGTGGAATACAAGTGA